The genomic region cagagatcctcgatgaacaacgactctttcgagaatacccgACGCAGCAGGCGACATCTCACCGTCTGAGGACTTCACCAAGCagaagggtggagtccatacctcaacaagagccaaaccctaggagatcatctcccgggCGCGAGATCGtagagacttgcgcgacagcaaccccactccgcagcggggagccttcccaagatcccagagaacaagagacctctcgccacggccgaacgtgggaggacgccaacacccaaggcgagggtgtctagcccgcagagatcggtccgagGTCCGTGTTCGACTGGACGACcggaagaaagtcacataccacgacggccggacctacagagaagaaagccctcaccttcacgacaggttcatcacggcatgaccattcaccatcccgccaacactcaaggcgggaggggacatccagagagagcgtgaacgggtcgcagcgaacgtccggctaGGCGTGGGGGGCGACacggacgaggagctcgatcaaagactccgcgaccggATGAGAAGtcggaagggttgaagaaggcatcaaaggcgagacacattccatacccggacaacaccccttctcggcagagatcatgtcaccCACACTACCTTCCgtgtttcgactacccacctttgaactctacaaaggtaccaccgaccctaatgaccacatcaactactttaatggcatgatgacgctgtatgggggtcggacgtggtatcccTCGTCGGCATTCCCTCggccctcaagggagcagccacatcatggttctccgtgctacgaccgagatctatatgctcgctcgcagagctatgcgaacagctcgtcacccgcttccaaagcaagCACAAGCGTAAGAAGACCACCgcaatctactaaacgtggtacgTAACCCCGGGAATCTCGGAATACGTacgttcaccaaggagtccccggaggttcgagacttggatgaccgaCACAagatgcagccctagcaggaggtattagggacccggacttgatcaaggacctggcacgccATGAGACcagactatgaaagagctccggagcggtgcaacgagtttgcaaatatggccgaggtactacaagctagaacaaaataatcgaggccaagccacagacaacaagaggtcagcaccgaTGACCGCAACgaggtaagaggtcgaggacagagcgccgacaagagaagagcgaccgcccatctaggaggacagatcGCCGCCGAGAGAagcgagagggcaagcacccccgagttcacaccatcaacaccaccaggtcccagatactcatgcagatccaggaccgtgacctactccattggccacgacccatgctagcagcgccagagaagcgaaaccctaacaaatattgtctcttccacaaagagaatgggcacgacacagaggagtgctatcaattgaagagagagatagaacaactggtaaaagcagaagcttgaacaagtatgtgaaggggagacgtgacaaccgccgtgccaaggagatagaggtcgcgacgagacagagtggagccgagacgagaagaaagaagaacagatcgagagagagaccgcctgTAAGAGCTGAGAGATGCCACgtaacctagtggcaccaagggacctcctatcctcaccatacttggaggaccaggcaagagtccaccgaaaagctaaagctcatgccagttcgtgggagtggcagagaagcccaaaGAAGATAGCCAAGatcgaggcggtgatctccttctgatgaagacctggaaggactaaacttcccgcatgaagatgccctggtagtacagtggaggtagccaatcgacctgcATACGTGGTAtcgatagacacaggggcgtccgtTGAcgactctccttggacgcctatcgacaccGGGTTCGGGACGACcactcaaaccagagcccacttatctccatggattctcgtgccaccgcctccatcgaggtaccatagagctacccgtcaccttcgggtacaccctcaacaagtaaccatcatggtaaatttcatggtagtcaagtccgtggtgtcttcaacggcctcttagggcgaccatcaccgacactcttagaggagtcatatcaccacttcacctgaagatgaagttcccaccGAGAaacggggtaggcgaagtccgaggagatcagaagaaagcaagggagtgctacgccaccttcatgaaaaagaataatggcaacacccgtggaatggcactcgcctagagagcatgatcatGACTGAGAGATGAAccgacagagagaaggggaaggccaggaagacctcatcccatggccctcACCAGATGACCCTCCAAGGTCGCTCGTGTCGGCTCGCCGCTAAGCAAGGAAACAAAGAagagcttggacacctcctccaagcgaacatggatgtcttcgcatggtcgacctccgacatgccagaaTACCACgctccatagcggaacaccgactacatgtcgacccaaccagaaGCCCGCTCATGTAGCGGCGTAACTCGCCGACCGACAAGcaagcaatcaaggaggaggtcgagaagttaagccgatcagtgGTTCATcgaaggagaagttcccaaccgtcgccaacgtggtcatggtaccaaagccaagtgggaagtggaggatgtgtgtcgactacaccgacctaaacaaggcatgcccaaaagatgaatacccatcGCCCGGATCGACTCCatcgatcgacgccaccgccgccATGAGATgccgagtttcatggacgcctactccggatacaaccagatcctcatgtatgaggatgatgagtcttacaccgcattccggacggacaaagagaactacgcTACAACGCATGCCGtcggttaaagaatgcaggggccacctatcgtagaatggtcaacaagatgttcgaggagcagatcgggcgcaacatggaagtatatgtggatgacatgctcgtgaaaagcgcccacaccaaccaacaccgaccgacctagaggaagcattcacagatcgaggaggaaccagatgaagctaaaccccgcAGTGCGCTTCGTGTAACGTCAGAAAATTCCTGGGTTCATGGTCTcaccgtggaatagaagccaacccatccaagatcaaggccatccaagagatggcacctcctcgaacggccgtgaagtgcagaggttgaatggaagggttgccgcctttccaggttcgtgtcacgatcagtgataagtgcttaccattcttcaaaacattgaagaacctccaagccctaaggacttcacatggacggaagagtgccaaaaggcgtcggagaattgaaggagtacctagagagcccacccttgcttgggcgaccgaacctaacgaagagttgcagctctactcGGCCGCCACCCTCGCGCGGTCGCGCAAGATCgctaaaggaagaagacaaagtccagaggccgaTCTACTACGCCCATGTCCCGATCGATgcagaccaggtacactaggatcgagaaggtagcctatgcattggtaatggcagccagaagctacgaccatacttccaagcccataccatcacaaaTTCTCGCTGcacctacccttgaagaagatattgcacaagccggacgCCTCccgacgattgatagcatgggcggtggagttaagtgagcatgacatcggttccaaccaaggacagccatcaaaggccaggctcttgcgatttcattgcagagtgtaccgcccgagatcgagtcacaaacaggggagcccgaagagaaggatcacgatcgtgggacatgttcgtggacgggtcgagcaatgcggcagAAGCGGCGCtggctcatattaaccagccccgagggatttcagatccaatatgctctccggttcaccttccaagcatccaataatgaagcagagtacgaggcattactagtggactggtggccaaagccatccaagtcacacacctatccaccctgAGCGACTCCCACTGTGGTGAATCGTGAATggggagtatgaggcaaaagatgagaggatggcatcatacctagcacgcgccaagcattgatcgagggtttcgagaagtttgagatggttcgagttccgtggaggagaacgccgccgccgatgccctatccagctagccaatgaggaactccaaatttggctagcgcagcCTATGTTGAGATCccgcatgagccaacgtataaggaaaagcagttAACGAGATCACTGAGGGACCTAGCCGGATGgacctctactcaactacctccgtaacgatgtcttaccgtaagacaaggccgaagcaaggaagatcgaTGAGAGccgcaaagtacaccgtcctagacgggcATCGTACAAGCGGGGGCAACAAagaccactactccggtgcctaggacccaagggggcagagtacgcccagccgaagtccatgaggggatatgtggaagccacatgggggacgagccctagcctacaaaatcctccgcgtGGACTATAtcggccacgaatgcaagaggaggccatccaatatgccaagaagtgcgagcaatgtcgctTGTTCgccccaagactcccatctacccgccaccaagccgacatcaatcctcaaccccataccttttgccatgtggggactagacatcttaggcaacttcaccgcagcaccagaAAGAAGTACcggtcgtcgcgatcgactacttcaccaagtgggttgaagctaaacccttggccaagataacagagacagagatggagaagttcgtccgcgacgacgcCATCTACAGttcgggtaccacggatcctcgtctcgcataatggaaaacaattcaacaaccctaaattccaagcattctctcacgctacaacatcgactatcggccgtgtcggtagcatacccacaagCCAATGGTCGTGTGGAGGTCACCAATGTAACGCCAtcgaaggagtcaagaaaaggctagaaggagccaaaggcaagtgggtagaagagctacagCGCCccgtgggcataccgaactacaagACGGACGCCCAcagagagagcccattccgcctagcatatggcatcaAGCATTGGCGCCGTAGAGGTCTCGCGCttatgtcccatagggttctcgcacttcaatgaacgcacctatgtcgacggatcgggcaaacctagactttatagatgaggtccgcgaaagagcactactaaggaacgccGCCTACCAAAGAACGCATCGCTGTGTACTATAACGCCAgtggtcaaggaaaggctattccaccagggagatttagtactacggagggcaagtgcatcgcagccCTGATATGGGAAGTGTCACCCAAtcgggaaggaccctacatagtctccaagcaataCGCCCaggacttaccgcttgaagaccagtgggcaagaaggtagaccgcactGAACTCGTAACATCTCAAGAAGTACTACCAAGAGAAGCATAGCAAGAGTGGTAGTGATAATGTAAGAGCGAGGAGTAGCAAGAGACACATCAAGGACAATGTGAAtttacaaaataaagaaatgttgcaagaatacttgtcttctcctaccactcaatcgaatcacggccactacattaaggcaacatgccaacatcgaggcttcatgcctaaggcgagatgccaacactgaggcttcgtgcctaaggcgatatgccaacactgaggcttcgtgcctaaggcgatatgccaacatcgaggcttcgtgcctaaggcgatatgccaacatcgaggcttcgtgcctaaggcgatatgccaacatcgaggcttcgtgcctaaggcgatatgccaacactgaggcttcgtgcctaaggcaacatgccaacattgaggcttcgtgcctaaggcgacatgccaatattgaggcttcatgcctaaggcgagatgccaacactgaggcttcgtgcctaaggcgatatgccaacactgaggcttcgtgcctaaggcgacatgccaatattgaggcttcatgcctaaggcgttatgccaatactgaggcttcgtgcctaaggcgacatgccaacactgaggctttgtgcctaaggcgatatgccaacaccgaggcttcatgcctaaggcgacatgccaacaccgaggcttcaagcctaaggcaacatgccaacattgaggcttcatgcctaaggcgacatgccaacaccaaggtcagaggatcaccaaggcacgacgtcactaccaaaatccgaggactatcaagggtcagagagcatcaacgtgcaaataatcaccaagagacaaggtaagcaaagaaaagcaaaagcgatcacatagaaaagtcatagtagttacaactcaagttcaaaaaaggaaaaaggttgagacgcTCTACAGGATCGGGACGACCgtaaggtcaagggatcacagagtggtgggtcacTCCGACCCACTGAGACATCATGTCCGCCTCAGAGGACGCGCGAAGAGCACTCCCTCAGCAGGCAGCCTCCACCTCCGACACCGAGCGCTCTCCACCACAACTACACCCAAGCGCCCAAGAAACTCgagaaccccaagacagagaagtcatagtcggggtcacctccagacacaagcggctaagtccctgACTCCCTcctcataggcgggctgaagtcgctaccgatacaggccgagAACGCAGAGGATGCCGGAACTCAGCCACACCGCTCACCGCAGATGCCGCTCCACCTCATGCCTtcctcaatgaatgaagctcctcctccaaagcaagaaccctagccgagctctcggccgcaccgCAGAAGTCACACGCACCTCCTCGTACACCTCTAGGAGCTTCCCTGACGCCACAACAGCTCCCCGACACCCTCTCAGGCcagcctcggccctctcacggcATCGACCGACCTCGGAGCTCCTCTCCACATCACGCAGGTGCGTCAGATccgcacctcacgagaagcgtgaccctccgcCGAAGCACCGCTCAAAGaatacggtgatggacctacaatcaacatggcaagcgataaaataatgtaaaaataaatggagcaatggacatgaggagacaaaaaggaataactcaccgaagccatgtcaTGGTAGAGGGTCCGAGcgacaagcatcgctaagcctctgcaaggccatcctcgcggtagggagcccgccctatccacccactcccgcgacacgccggcttcggccaaggtcgagccctccgcacgcccaaggtgatcactgTGGACTCACCCAACATGGGAAGATGCAGGCGCATCGCCCGAGGAAcccacacctttccccttggaaaggggcaTACAGTAAGATCCGAAGGAACaacagagggaggcagaggcacagagccggGAACGCCATCGTCaccaggagaagtacggggaaggaggacccgcacgccagagctcgtcacgcgggcatgtcctggtccacccttccgcttcgctccaacaaccacaaAGCAGTAAGCACCACTAACATCGGTCACCCAAGCAGATGGACCACCccgagaagcggccttcctccgcagattgccgAGCAAATCAAgtccggacgcgtatccacCGTATAGATCGACCAACCAATCGATGacacatacattcaaataccaacatgccaatcaagtacaaaagacaatgctcttaccagaCTCGCCTTTCGAGAGAcagaaggcctccgagtccaactcccggacgtggaacggatcgcgaccgtgcacgcttgagggagtcacctcaaaatcactcaccAAGCCCCCGATTgacctcttgaggtcaataacttccctaacgtCCGTAGGGCAtcggggaccgtggcaaaaagaagcgatccctccaatacttcacgttgctagtgatccccgtgagaagctccacagaggcatagggccccttgagcacgcggcgagcaaagtgataacatccatggttccccttcttcaatagataaaagtgggagaataggGGAATAGTGGCGGCACGCCCAAgcggcgaagaagacatagaaacccaagatcaccctccaagagttgggcaacacccgcctggggtgaggtgccaatgctctaacaccaactcgacaaagcgagggataggaaggcgaaggccccgGAGGAAAATGAACGGTAGAGGCAGATCTCCCCCGcacgatgagagaaggcatactcgctaggCCCAGGGGCATGCAACATGACCTCAGCGGGAATATGAAACTCCTCACTCACGAGGGAAACCAAGTCGagggtgacaagatgctagcaacaggcCTAACCTATCGCCAGGACTGCAATGAGGATGCCGCCTGAGGGTCGACGATCCCAcgggaccggagacactagaaggtcccactcgCCCATCAGCATCACTAGGGGAGGGGATAGAGGGCGGAGTACCCACcgaagaaggcgatccgggaACGCTCCTCAAGATCCAACCCCGATCAAGcaggccaaggtcacccggaacgacatgaaggacaagaggggaacgaactacttactcgagaaagcaatctcccaAGTCGGCaagaaaatgaaaggaatgtcacccgcaaaatataaacaagcagatccatcacatacaagaggaagaacagggaagaagagcgagggtccatcacacccacgccgcggccaccataggcgtgGCATCATCGGCAAGGCGCGGGCCACACCTAGGCATGGCCACCCAGGCGGCCAGCCAGCGGCCACACGGCCAGCGCGGCCACCCCGCAGCGGCACCCCACatcaggcgcggccacaccgcCAGGCGCGCCCCGCGGCCACCCCGCAGGCgcgcctcaccgcggccacgccCGCGGGCGCGCGTCACCTGGCCACaccagcaggcgcggcctcaccgcggccacacccgcaggagtggcctcaccgcggccacacccgccgggcacggcctcaccgcggccacaccagCAGACGTGGCTTTaccgcggccacaccccgcAAGCGCGGCCTCGAGGAGacacccctaaaaaaaaaaaaaaaaaaaaaaaaaaaaagggggtggggaTCGATTTACCTCAGAAAAAAAGTGACCGCACGGAAGGACAAGCACACGGCGATGACGtagccacaccacgaggcacaatcaagggatagaggtcacaagagccaaggcactcaagccaagcaccactcaagctttccaagcaaaccaaggcaccaagggcaccaagagaacacaacccaaacacaaggacccaaaatcaagcaaagtggatactagtggaggtgacccaaaaacaagcacatggtgggcaccaaaaagaggacaaaagacaaaaagggggaattaaaggagaacaaaaggggagacaaaaagtaagaaagagaaatgagaagtgaaagaagaagggagaggaaggaacatatacccacaaaaaacaaaaagaaaaagtgtaggaggtaaggtttgaacccccaacctctcctacctcattagtggatttacgggcaaaccccacaggaaagtttattcgcagcggacccctcactatgcaaagacacctactctcttggacatcctatcccaagagagtggggggcaaatgatacatccaatattcacagggccaatcaacAACCGCCATGTGTCATagacgacccgccccatagccaaggggaacgaaccggagtcccagcaccattcgggggcggccactactcgggcgcggccacacatccggggtgcggcctcacccagtgcggcctcctcaccgggcGCGCCtctcacggcctcacccaggcggtCTCACCAGgcgcctcctcacggcctcacctagcgcggcctcaccagcgcggcctcctcaccgggcgcctcctcacagcctcacccagcgcgcctcctcacggcctcacctaggcgcggcctcacccaggcgcctcacccagcgcgcctcctcaccagggcctCCTcacctcacccagcgcggcctcaccaggcggcctcctcacgcctcacctaggcgcggcctcacctgcagcgcctcctcaccaggcgcggcctcctcgcctcacccagcgcggcctcacccagcgcggcctcctcacggcctcacctaggcgcggcctcacccagcgcgcctcctcaccagggcgcggcctcacccagcaagatcatgggcacctgaggtgggggccacccatctacgaccccgatcgtatcgctaagactcatgtcactaccaggactctagacccttagaggtcacgtcatccagacggattcaagcaccaaggacgttatcaccacacgcggatatctatccaccaaggatcctgatgccaccaggacactccctcccgcggggagatggccaatcaggatagagccccgttacccagggcctctatccactcaacgacacaatcgtcaatcaaatagggactctccacaccgccatatgctactataaaaggcaaaggtacacaaccccataggggacatcaaaactcatactgaataatcactattcatctatttgcgccaggagatctaactttggcatcagagagccctaggccgggaccacaccggttctctctgttgacccctttggtccacttgcaggtgacggcactcgcaggaccgctcgacgatttcttgacgcaacagatagCTAAAGGCTTGGGCACCGAATCATCATCCACATTCTCTTCTCCCTCAAATAACTCATTGCCTAGCAAGATAGCACACGAGTCAACATCCAACATCATATCATCCGGGTTGTAATGAACCTCCTCCGTAAGATTTTCCAGCAAAGCAAAAGCGTTGGATTGGGAGATTTCCTTGGCTTTACCCTGACCTTCCAAAATTAACTCAGATTTTTTGGAATTCTTCTTACCAAAATTATTGTCTTGGCCCAAAGAATTAGTAAcccccttccctttatttcacATTTAAGGAAcctaaatttgaatttgaattcgCAATCCCAGCCTGCCTGGTTGGCTGTCCAGCCTCGGCTCCGGCCAAAGAATCACCATCTTTTCCGGCTACACCTTTCACCCGCCATTCTTGTTTAGAGCTCGAATTCTTCTGCTTAGGAATGCAGCTGCCAAACTTACACGTATCAACAAGGTGCCCAAAAACCCTGCAATGCTTGCACAGAGGAGGTTTCCAATCATAAACCACAAATTGATTGAAAGCAAAACCTTCGTCCCCATAAACTGGAATGGAAGAGGGGAGGTCATTATCCGCAGACACTTCCACACACATGCGAGCATAGGAGAGCCTCTCCATTGATCTTGTCATCTTATCAGTCATAATAGGCTTCCTAATAACACTCCCAATTGAACTAAGTGCCTCGGaagaccaaaaatgaaaaggaagattgggaagagaaacccaaatc from Telopea speciosissima isolate NSW1024214 ecotype Mountain lineage unplaced genomic scaffold, Tspe_v1 Tspe_v1.0081, whole genome shotgun sequence harbors:
- the LOC122647587 gene encoding uncharacterized protein LOC122647587; amino-acid sequence: MLLKQWKISGNVDVNLLESGIFIFCFNLENDKVKVLEGGPWYVQRRPMILRPWSPEACLQRVDLCSVPIWVSLPNLPFHFWSSEALSSIGSVIRKPIMTDKMTRSMERLSYARMCVEVSADNDLPSSIPVYGDEGFAFNQFVVYDWKPPLCKHCRVFGHLVDTCKFGSCIPKQKNSSSKQEWRVKGVAGKDGDSLAGAEAGQPTRQAGIANSNSNLGSLNVK